From a single Arachis duranensis voucher Yi14725-KUN plastid, complete genome genomic region:
- the rpl14 gene encoding ribosomal protein L14 — protein MIQPQTHLNVADNSGARQLMCIRIIGAGNRRYASIGDIVVAVIKEAVPNMSLERSEVIRAVIVRTCKELKRSNGMIIQYDDNAAVVIDQEGNPKGTRIFGAIARELRQLNFTKIVSLAPEVL, from the coding sequence ATGATTCAACCTCAAACCCATTTGAATGTAGCCGATAACAGCGGAGCCCGCCAATTGATGTGTATTCGAATCATAGGAGCAGGTAATCGACGATATGCTTCTATTGGTGACATTGTAGTTGCTGTAATCAAGGAAGCGGTACCAAATATGTCTTTAGAAAGATCAGAAGTGATTAGAGCTGTAATTGTACGTACTTGTAAAGAACTTAAACGTAGCAATGGCATGATAATACAGTATGATGATAATGCCGCGGTTGTCATTGATCAAGAGGGAAATCCAAAAGGAACTCGAATTTTTGGCGCAATCGCCCGGGAATTGAGACAGTTAAATTTCACTAAAATAGTTTCATTAGCACCTGAGGTATTATAA
- the rpl16 gene encoding ribosomal protein L16, whose product MLSPKRTRFRKQHRGRMKGISYRGNHICFGRYALQALEPAWITSRQIEAGRRAMSRNVRRGGQIWVRIFPDKPVTVRPTETRMGSGKGSPEYWVAVVKPGRILYEMGGVAENIAKRAIEIAASKMPIRTQFIISR is encoded by the exons ATGCTTAGT CCCAAAAGAACCAGATTCCGTAAGCAACATAGAGGAAGAATGAAAGGAATATCCTATCGGGGTAATCATATTTGCTTCGGAAGATATGCTCTTCAGGCACTTGAACCCGCTTGGATCACATCTAGACAAATAGAAGCAGGTCGGCGGGCAATGTCACGAAATGTCCGCCGAGGTGGACAAATATGGGTACGGATATTTCCAGACAAACCAGTTACAGTAAGACCAACCGAAACGCGTATGGGTTCGGGAAAGGGATCTCCCGAATATTGGGTAGCTGTCGTTAAACCCGGTAGAATACTTTATGAAATGGGCGGAGTCGCAGAAAATATAGCCAAAAGGGCTATTGAAATAGCCGCATCAAAAATGCCTATCCGAACTCAATTCATTATTTCAAGATAA
- the rps3 gene encoding ribosomal protein S3 — protein sequence MGQKINPLGFRLGTTQRHDSLWFAQPINYSENLQEDKKIRDYIKNYIKKNIRISSGVEGIAGIKIKKRIDLIQVIISMGFPKLLIEGKPGRIEELQMNLQKKLNCVNRKLNIAITRIANPYGHPNILAEFIAGQLRNRVSFRKAMKKAIELTEQAGTKGIQVQIAGRIDGKEIARVEWIREGRVPLQTIRAKIDYCSYTVRTIYGVLGIKVWIFVNKE from the coding sequence ATGGGACAAAAAATAAATCCGCTTGGTTTCCGACTTGGTACAACTCAACGTCATGATTCTCTTTGGTTTGCACAACCAATCAATTATTCAGAGAATCTACAAGAAGATAAAAAAATACGAGATTATATCAAGAATTATATAAAAAAAAATATAAGAATATCTTCTGGTGTCGAGGGAATAGCAGGGATAAAGATTAAAAAAAGAATTGATTTGATTCAAGTCATAATCTCTATGGGATTTCCAAAGTTATTAATTGAGGGTAAGCCTGGAAGAATAGAAGAGTTACAGATGAATTTACAAAAAAAACTCAATTGTGTGAACCGAAAACTGAACATTGCTATTACAAGAATTGCAAACCCTTATGGACATCCTAATATTCTTGCAGAATTTATAGCCGGGCAATTAAGGAATAGAGTTTCGTTTCGTAAAGCAATGAAAAAAGCTATTGAATTAACTGAACAGGCGGGGACAAAAGGAATTCAAGTACAAATTGCGGGACGTATCGACGGAAAAGAAATTGCACGTGTCGAATGGATCAGAGAGGGTAGAGTTCCTCTACAAACCATTCGAGCTAAAATTGATTATTGTTCCTATACAGTTCGAACTATTTATGGCGTATTAGGGATCAAAGTTTGGATATTTGTAAACAAAGAATAA
- the rps19 gene encoding ribosomal protein S19 yields MTRSLKKNPFVANHLLRKIKKLNTKAEKEIIITWSRTSTIIPTMIGHTIAIHNGKEHLPIYITDRMVGHKLGEFSPTLNFRGHAKNDNRSRR; encoded by the coding sequence GTGACACGTTCACTAAAAAAAAATCCTTTTGTAGCCAATCATCTATTAAGAAAAATAAAAAAGCTTAACACAAAAGCGGAAAAAGAAATAATAATAACTTGGTCCAGAACATCTACCATTATCCCCACAATGATTGGCCATACCATTGCTATCCATAATGGAAAAGAACATTTACCTATTTATATAACAGATCGTATGGTAGGCCATAAATTGGGCGAATTTTCACCTACTCTAAACTTCCGAGGACATGCGAAAAATGATAATAGGTCTCGTCGTTAA
- the rpl2 gene encoding ribosomal protein L2 — protein sequence MAIHLYKTSTPSTRNGAVDSQVKSNPRNNLIYGQHRCGKGRNARGIITAGHRGGGHKRLYRKIDFRRNEKDIYGRIVTIEYDPNRNAYICLIHYGDGEKRYILHPRGAIIGDTIVSGTEVPIKMGNALPLTDMPLGTAIHNIEITLGKGGQLARAAGAVAKLIAKEGKSATLKLPSGEVRLISKNCSATVGQVGNVGVNQKTLGRAGSKCWLGKRPVVRGVVMNPVDHPHGGGEGRAPIGRKKPATPWGYPALGRRSRKRNKYSDNLILRRRTK from the exons ATGGCGATACATTTATACAAAACTTCTACCCCGAGCACACGCAATGGAGCCGTAGACAGTCAAGTCAAATCCAATCCACGAAATAATTTGATCTATGGACAGCATCGTTGTGGTAAAGGCCGTAATGCCAGAGGAATCATTACCGCAGGGCATAGAGGGGGAGGTCATAAGCGTCTATACCGTAAAATCGATTTTCGCCGGAATGAAAAAGACATATATGGTAGAATCGTAACCATAGAATACGACCCTAATCGAAATGCATACATCTGTCTCATACACTATGGGGATGGTGAGAAAAGATATATTTTACACCCCAGAGGGGCTATAATTGGAGATACCATTGTTTCTGGTACAGAAGTTCCTATTAAAATGGGAAATGCCCTACCTTTGA CCGATATGCCCTTAGGCACGGCCATACATAACATAGAAATCACACTCGGAAAGGGTGGACAATTAGCTAGAGCAGCAGGTGCTGTAGCGAAACTGATTGCAAAAGAGGGGAAATCGGCCACATTAAAATTACCTTCTGGGGAGGTCCGTTTGATATCCAAAAACTGCTCAGCAACAGTCGGACAAGTGGGGAATGTTGGGGTAAACCAGAAAACTTTGGGTAGAGCCGGATCTAAATGTTGGCTAGGTAAGCGTCCTGTAGTAAGAGGAGTAGTTATGAACCCTGTAGATCATCCCCATGGGGGTGGTGAAGGGAGGGCCCCAATTGGTAGAAAAAAACCCGCAACTCCTTGGGGTTATCCTGCACTTGGAAGAAGAAGTAGAAAAAGGAATAAATATAGTGATAATTTGATTCTTCGTCGCCGTACTAAATAG
- the rpl23 gene encoding ribosomal protein L23: MNGIKNAVYTNKGIRLLVKNQYTSNVESGSTRTEIKHWVELFFGVKVIAMNSHRLPVKGRRMRPIMGHTMHYRRMIITLQPGYSIPPLRKK, from the coding sequence ATGAATGGAATCAAAAATGCAGTATATACAAACAAAGGTATTCGGTTATTGGTGAAAAATCAATATACTTCTAATGTCGAATCGGGATCAACTAGGACAGAAATAAAGCATTGGGTCGAACTCTTCTTTGGTGTCAAGGTAATAGCTATGAATAGTCATCGACTACCGGTAAAGGGTAGAAGAATGCGACCTATTATGGGACATACAATGCATTACAGACGTATGATCATTACGCTTCAACCGGGTTATTCTATTCCACCTCTTAGAAAGAAATGA
- the ycf2 gene encoding hypothetical chloroplast RF21: MKGHQFKSWIFELREILRGIKNSRYFLDSWTQFNSAGSFIHIFFHQESFIKLLDSRIWSILLSRNSQGSTSNRYFTIKDVVLFVVAVLIYRINNRKMVERKDLYLTGLLPIPMNSIGLRNDTLEDSKDSANINRFIVPLLYLPKGKKISESSFLDPKESTRVLPITKKCIMPESNWGSRWWRNWIGKKRDSSCKISNETVAGIEISFKEKDIKYLEFLFVYYMDDPIRKDHDWESFDRLSPRKRRNIINLNSGQLFEILVKDWIYYLMFAFREKIPIEVEVFFKQQGAGSTAQSNDIEHVSHLFLRNKRAISLQNCAQFHMWQFRQDLFVSWGKNPHESDFLRSISRENWIWLDNVWLVNKDRFFSKVRNVSSNIQYDSTRSSFIQVTDSSQLKGSSDQSRDSIRNEDSEYHTLTNQREIQQLKERSILCSDPSFLQTERTEIESERFPKCLSGYSSMCRLFMEREKQMNNHLLPEEIEEFLGNPTRANRSFFSDRWSELHLGSNPTERSTRDQKLLKKEQDVSFVLSGRSESKEMVNIFKIIMYLQDTVSIHPISSDPGWDMVPKDELDSSNKISFLNKNPFFGLFHLFHERNRGGYTLHHDFESEERSQEMADLFTLSITEPDLVYHKGFAFSIDSSGLDQKQFLRGVFNSRDESKDKSLLFLPPLFYEENESFYRRLIKKWVRTSCGNDLEDPKPKIVVFASNNIMEAVNQYRLIRNLIQIQYSTYGYIRNVLNRFIKKNRFDRNFEYGIQRYQIENDTMNHRTIMKYTINHQLSNLKKSQKKWFDPLILISRTERSMNRDLNACRYRWSNGSKNFQEHLELLSSEQNSRFQVVFDRLRINQYSIDWSEVEVIDKKDLSKLLCFFLSKLLPFLSKFLLFLSNSLPFFFVSFGSIPIHRSEIHIYELKGPNDPLCNQLLESIGLQIVHLKKLKPFLLDGRDTSQKSKFLINGRTISPSIFNKIPKWMIDSFHTRKNRRKSFDNTDSYVSMISHDQDNWLNPVKPFHRSSLISSFFKANRLRFLNNQYHFCFYCNKRFPFFVERACINNYYFTYGQFLNILFIRNKIFSLCGGKKKHAFLERDTIPPIESQVSNILISNHFPQSGDEGYNLYKSFHFPIRFDPFVRRAIYSIADISGTPLTEGQIVNFERTYCKPLSDMNLPDSEGKNLHQYLNLNSNVGLIHTPCSEKYLPSEKRKKRSPCLKKCLEKGQMYRTFQRDSTFLTLSKWNLFQTYIPWFLTSTGYKYLNLIFLDTFSDLLPILSSSQKFVSIFHDIMHGSDISWRILQIPLWKTQWNLISEISSKCLHILSEEIFHQNNESPLISTHLRSLNVREFLYSILFLLLVAGYLVRTHLLFVSRAYRELQTEFEKVKSLMIPSYMIELRKLLDRYPTSELNSFWLKNLFLVALEQLGDFLEEIRGFASGGNMLGGGGPAYGVKSIRSKKKYWNLFDLISIIPNPINRIAFSRNTRHLSHTSKAIYSLIRKRKNVNGDWIDDKIESWFSNSDSIDDKEREFLVQFSTLTTEKRIDQILLSLTHSDPLSKNNSGYQMIEQPGAIYLRYLVDIHKKYLMNYEFNTSCLAERRIFLAHYQTITYSQTPCGANSFHFPSHGKPFSLRLALPPPRGILVIGSIGTGRSYLVKYLATNSYVPFITVFLNKFLDNKPKSFLFDDSDDIDDSDDIDRDLDTELELLTMMNALTMDMMPEIDRFYITLQFELAKAMSPCIIWIPNIHDLDVNESNYLSLGLLVNYLSRDCERCSTRNILVIASTHIPQKVDPALIAPNKLNTCIKIRRLLIPQQRKHFFTLSYTRGFHLEKRMFHTNGLGCITITMGSNVRDLVALTNEALSISIIQKKSIIDTNIIRSALHRQTWDLRSQVRSVQDHGILFYQIGRAISKNVLLSNCSIDPISIYMKKKSCNEGDSYLYKWYFELGTSMKELTILLYLLSCSAGSVAQDLWSLPGPDEKNGITSYGLVENDSDLVHGLLEVEGALVGSSRTEKGCSQFDNDRVTLLLRSEPRNPLNMIQKGSCFIVDQRFLYEKYESEFEEGEGVLDPQQMEEDLFNHIVWAPRIWRPWGFLFNCIERPNELGFPYWARSFRGKRIIYEEEDELQENDSEFLQGGTMQYQTRDRSSKEQGFFQISQFIWDPADPLFFLLKDQPFVSVSVFSHRQFFADEEMSKGLLTSQTDLPTSIYKRWFIKNTQEKHFELLIHRQRWLRTNSSLSNGFFRSNTLSESYQYLSNMFLSNGTLLDQMTKTLLRKRWLFPDEMVVAICSNNESLV, encoded by the coding sequence ATGAAAGGACATCAATTCAAATCCTGGATTTTCGAATTGAGAGAGATATTGAGAGGGATCAAGAATTCTCGCTATTTCTTAGATTCATGGACCCAATTCAATTCAGCGGGATCTTTCATTCACATTTTTTTCCATCAAGAGAGTTTTATAAAACTCTTGGACTCACGAATTTGGAGTATCCTACTTTCACGCAATTCACAGGGTTCAACAAGCAATCGATATTTCACGATCAAGGATGTAGTACTCTTTGTAGTAGCGGTCCTTATATATCGTATTAACAATCGAAAGATGGTCGAAAGAAAAGATCTCTATTTGACAGGGCTTCTTCCTATACCTATGAATTCCATTGGACTCAGAAATGATACATTGGAAGACTCAAAAGATTCTGCCAATATCAATAGGTTTATTGTTCCGCTCCTGTATCTTCCAAAAGGAAAAAAGATCTCTGAGAGCTCTTTCCTGGATCCGAAAGAGAGTACTCGGGTTCTCCCAATAACTAAAAAGTGTATCATGCCTGAATCTAACTGGGGTTCGCGGTGGTGGAGGAACTGGATCGGAAAAAAGAGAGATTCTAGTTGTAAGATATCTAATGAAACCGTCGCTGGAATTGAGATCTCATTCAAAGAGAAAGATATCAAATATCTGGAGTTTCTTTTTGTATATTATATGGATGATCCGATCCGCAAGGACCATGATTGGGAATCTTTTGATCGTCTTTCTCCGAGGAAGAGGCGAAACATAATCAACTTGAATTCGGGACAGCTATTCGAAATCTTAGTGAAAGACTGGATTTATTATCTCATGTTTGCTTTTCGTGAAAAAATACCAATTGAAGTGGAGGTTTTCTTCAAACAACAAGGGGCTGGGTCAACTGCTCAATCAAATGATATTGAGCATGTTTCCCATCTCTTCTTGAGAAACAAGCGGGCTATTTCTTTGCAAAATTGTGCTCAATTTCATATGTGGCAATTCCGCCAAGATCTCTTCGTTAGTTGGGGGAAGAATCCGCACGAATCGGATTTTTTGAGGAGCATATCGAGAGAGAATTGGATTTGGTTAGACAATGTGTGGTTGGTAAACAAGGATCGGTTTTTTAGCAAGGTACGGAATGTATCATCAAATATTCAATATGATTCCACGAGATCTAGTTTCATTCAAGTAACGGATTCTAGCCAATTGAAAGGATCTTCTGATCAATCCAGGGATTCCATTAGGAATGAGGATTCGGAATATCACACATTGACCAATCAAAGAGAGATTCAACAACTAAAAGAAAGATCGATTCTTTGTTCGGATCCTTCCTTTCTTCAAACGGAACGAACAGAGATAGAATCGGAGCGATTCCCTAAATGCCTCTCTGGATATTCTTCAATGTGCCGGCTATTCATGGAACGTGAGAAGCAGATGAATAATCATCTGCTTCCGGAAGAAATCGAAGAATTTCTTGGGAATCCTACAAGAGCCAATCGTTCTTTTTTCTCTGACAGATGGTCAGAACTGCATCTGGGTTCGAATCCTACTGAGAGGTCTACTAGAGATCAGAAATTGCTGAAGAAAGAACAAGATGTTTCTTTTGTTCTTTCCGGGCGATCGGAAAGTAAAGAAATGGTTAATATATTCAAGATAATTATGTATTTACAAGATACTGTCTCAATTCATCCTATTTCATCAGATCCGGGATGGGATATGGTTCCGAAGGATGAACTGGACAGTTCCAATAAGATTTCATTCTTGAACAAAAATCCATTTTTTGGTTTATTTCATCTATTCCATGAACGGAACAGGGGGGGATACACGTTACACCACGATTTTGAATCAGAAGAGAGATCTCAAGAAATGGCAGATCTATTCACTCTATCAATAACCGAGCCGGATCTGGTGTATCATAAGGGATTTGCCTTTTCTATTGATTCCTCCGGATTGGATCAAAAACAATTCTTGAGGGGGGTATTCAACTCCAGGGATGAGTCGAAAGATAAATCTTTATTGTTTCTACCTCCTCTTTTTTATGAAGAGAATGAATCTTTTTATCGAAGGCTCATAAAAAAATGGGTCCGGACCTCTTGCGGGAATGATTTGGAAGATCCAAAACCAAAAATAGTGGTATTTGCTAGCAACAACATAATGGAGGCAGTCAATCAATATAGATTGATCCGAAATCTGATTCAAATCCAATATAGCACCTATGGGTACATAAGAAATGTATTGAATCGATTCATTAAAAAGAATCGATTCGATCGCAACTTCGAATATGGAATTCAAAGGTATCAAATAGAAAATGATACTATGAATCATAGAACTATAATGAAATACACGATCAACCACCAGTTATCAAATTTGAAAAAGAGTCAGAAGAAATGGTTCGATCCTCTTATTTTGATTTCTCGAACCGAGAGATCCATGAATCGGGATCTTAATGCATGTAGATACAGATGGTCCAATGGGAGCAAGAATTTCCAGGAACATTTAGAACTTCTCAGTTCTGAGCAGAATAGCCGTTTTCAAGTAGTGTTCGATCGATTACGTATTAATCAATATTCGATTGATTGGTCTGAGGTTGAGGTTATCGACAAAAAAGATTTGTCTAAGTTACTTTGTTTCTTTTTGTCCAAGTTACTTCCTTTTTTGTCCAAGTTTCTTCTCTTTTTGTCTAACTCACTTCCTTTTTTCTTTGTGAGTTTCGGGAGTATCCCCATTCATAGGTCCGAGATCCACATCTATGAATTGAAAGGTCCGAATGATCCACTCTGTAATCAGTTGTTAGAATCAATAGGTCTTCAAATCGTTCATTTGAAAAAATTGAAACCCTTCTTATTGGATGGCCGTGATACTTCCCAAAAATCGAAATTCTTGATCAATGGAAGAACAATATCACCATCTATTTTCAATAAGATACCAAAGTGGATGATTGACTCATTCCATACTAGAAAGAATCGCAGGAAATCTTTTGATAACACGGATTCCTATGTTTCAATGATATCCCACGATCAAGACAATTGGCTGAATCCCGTGAAACCATTTCATAGAAGTTCATTGATATCCTCTTTTTTTAAAGCAAATCGACTTCGATTCTTGAATAATCAATATCACTTCTGTTTCTATTGTAACAAAAGATTCCCTTTTTTTGTGGAAAGGGCCTGTATCAATAATTATTATTTTACGTATGGACAATTCCTCAATATCTTGTTCATTCGGAACAAAATATTTTCTTTGTGCGGCGGTAAAAAAAAACATGCTTTCTTGGAGAGAGATACTATTCCACCAATCGAGTCACAGGTATCTAACATATTGATATCTAACCATTTTCCGCAAAGTGGTGACGAAGGGTATAACTTGTACAAATCTTTCCATTTTCCAATTCGATTCGATCCATTCGTTCGTAGAGCTATTTACTCGATCGCAGACATTTCGGGAACACCTCTAACAGAGGGACAAATAGTCAATTTTGAAAGAACTTATTGTAAACCTCTTTCAGATATGAATCTACCTGATTCAGAAGGGAAGAACTTGCATCAGTATCTCAATTTGAATTCAAACGTGGGTTTGATTCACACTCCATGTTCTGAGAAATATTTACCATCCGAAAAGAGGAAAAAACGGAGTCCTTGTCTAAAAAAATGCCTTGAGAAAGGGCAGATGTATAGAACCTTTCAACGAGATAGTACTTTTTTAACTCTCTCCAAATGGAATCTATTCCAAACATATATACCATGGTTCCTTACTTCGACAGGGTACAAATATCTAAATTTAATATTTTTAGATACTTTTTCAGACCTATTGCCGATACTAAGTAGCAGCCAAAAATTTGTATCCATTTTTCATGATATTATGCATGGATCAGATATATCATGGCGAATTCTTCAGATTCCATTGTGGAAGACACAATGGAATCTGATAAGTGAGATTTCGAGTAAGTGTTTACATATTCTGTCCGAAGAAATTTTTCATCAAAATAATGAGTCACCATTGATATCGACACATCTGAGATCGCTAAATGTTCGGGAGTTCCTCTATTCAATCCTTTTCCTTCTTCTTGTTGCTGGATATCTCGTTCGTACACATCTTCTCTTTGTTTCTCGAGCCTACAGAGAGTTACAGACAGAGTTCGAAAAGGTCAAATCTTTGATGATTCCATCATACATGATTGAGTTGCGAAAACTTCTGGATAGGTATCCTACATCTGAACTGAATTCTTTCTGGTTAAAGAATCTCTTTCTAGTTGCTCTGGAACAATTAGGAGATTTTCTAGAAGAAATACGGGGTTTTGCTTCTGGCGGCAACATGCTAGGGGGTGGTGGTCCCGCTTATGGGGTCAAATCAATACGTTCTAAGAAGAAATATTGGAATCTCTTCGATCTCATAAGTATCATACCAAATCCCATCAATCGAATCGCTTTTTCGAGAAATACGAGACATCTAAGTCATACAAGTAAAGCGATCTATTCCTTGATAAGAAAAAGAAAAAACGTGAATGGTGATTGGATTGATGATAAAATAGAATCCTGGTTCTCGAACAGTGATTCGATTGATGATAAAGAAAGAGAATTCTTGGTTCAGTTCTCTACCTTAACGACAGAAAAAAGGATTGATCAAATTCTATTGAGTCTGACTCATAGTGATCCTTTATCAAAGAATAACTCTGGTTATCAAATGATTGAACAACCGGGAGCAATTTACTTACGATACTTAGTTGACATTCATAAAAAGTATCTAATGAATTATGAGTTCAATACATCCTGTTTAGCAGAAAGACGGATATTCCTTGCTCATTATCAGACAATCACTTATTCACAAACCCCCTGTGGGGCTAATAGTTTTCATTTCCCATCTCATGGGAAACCCTTTTCGCTCCGCTTAGCCCTACCCCCCCCCCGGGGTATTTTAGTGATAGGTTCTATAGGAACTGGACGATCCTATTTGGTCAAATACCTAGCGACAAACTCCTATGTTCCTTTCATTACAGTATTTCTGAACAAGTTCCTGGATAACAAGCCTAAGAGTTTTCTTTTTGATGATAGTGACGATATTGATGATAGTGACGATATCGACCGTGACCTTGATACGGAGCTGGAGCTTCTAACTATGATGAATGCGCTAACTATGGATATGATGCCGGAAATAGACCGATTTTATATCACCCTTCAATTCGAATTAGCAAAAGCAATGTCTCCTTGCATAATATGGATTCCAAACATTCATGATCTGGATGTGAATGAGTCGAATTACTTATCCCTCGGTCTATTAGTGAACTATCTCTCCAGGGATTGTGAAAGATGTTCCACTAGAAATATTCTTGTTATTGCTTCGACTCATATTCCCCAAAAAGTGGATCCCGCTCTAATAGCTCCGAATAAATTAAATACATGCATTAAGATACGAAGGCTTCTTATTCCACAACAACGAAAGCACTTTTTCACTCTTTCATATACTAGGGGATTTCACTTGGAAAAGAGAATGTTCCATACTAATGGACTCGGGTGCATAACCATAACTATGGGTTCCAATGTACGAGATCTTGTAGCACTTACCAATGAGGCCCTATCGATTAGTATTATACAAAAGAAATCCATTATAGACACTAATATAATTAGATCTGCTCTTCATAGACAAACTTGGGATTTGCGATCCCAGGTAAGATCGGTTCAGGATCATGGGATCCTTTTCTATCAGATAGGAAGGGCTATTTCAAAAAACGTACTTCTAAGTAATTGCTCCATAGATCCTATATCTATCTATATGAAGAAGAAATCTTGTAACGAGGGGGATTCTTATTTGTACAAATGGTACTTCGAACTTGGAACGAGCATGAAGGAATTAACGATACTTCTTTATCTTTTGAGTTGTTCTGCCGGATCGGTCGCTCAAGACCTTTGGTCTCTACCCGGACCTGATGAAAAAAATGGGATCACTTCTTATGGACTCGTTGAGAATGATTCTGATCTAGTTCATGGCCTATTAGAAGTAGAAGGCGCTCTGGTGGGATCCTCACGGACAGAAAAAGGTTGCAGTCAGTTTGATAATGATCGAGTGACATTGCTTCTTCGGTCCGAACCAAGGAATCCCTTAAATATGATTCAAAAAGGATCTTGTTTTATCGTTGATCAGAGATTTCTCTATGAAAAATATGAATCGGAGTTTGAAGAAGGGGAAGGAGTCCTCGACCCGCAACAGATGGAGGAGGATTTATTCAATCACATAGTTTGGGCTCCTAGAATATGGCGCCCTTGGGGCTTTCTATTTAATTGTATCGAAAGGCCCAATGAATTGGGATTTCCCTATTGGGCCAGGTCATTTCGGGGCAAGCGGATCATTTATGAGGAAGAGGATGAGCTTCAAGAGAATGATTCGGAGTTCTTGCAGGGTGGAACCATGCAGTACCAGACACGAGATAGATCTTCCAAAGAACAAGGCTTTTTTCAAATAAGCCAATTCATTTGGGACCCTGCGGATCCACTCTTTTTCCTATTGAAAGATCAGCCTTTTGTCTCTGTCTCTGTGTTTTCACATCGACAATTCTTTGCAGATGAAGAGATGTCAAAGGGGCTTCTTACTTCCCAAACAGATCTTCCTACATCTATATATAAACGCTGGTTTATCAAGAATACGCAAGAAAAGCATTTCGAATTGTTGATTCATCGCCAGAGATGGCTTAGAACCAATAGTTCATTATCTAATGGATTTTTCCGTTCTAATACTCTATCCGAGAGTTATCAATATTTATCAAATATGTTCCTATCTAACGGAACGCTATTGGATCAAATGACAAAGACATTGTTGAGAAAAAGATGGCTTTTCCCGGATGAAATGGTTGTTGCTATCTGCTCCAATAACGAATCATTGGTTTAA